Proteins encoded within one genomic window of Bradyrhizobium sp. CB1717:
- the prmC gene encoding peptide chain release factor N(5)-glutamine methyltransferase — MSNAFTGQSIESSRRALAAELRSAQLDEAELDARMLIGAALGLDLTGLIAQASRLLTSSEALQLAQYAERRIAGEPVARILGVREFWGLPFRLSEATLVPRPDTETVVERALELFREQKIHRPRIADIGTGSGAILLALLHEIPDAFGVGTDLSLTALGTARGNAAALGLGNRSAFVACSYLAALSGPFDLIVSNPPYIPSAEIPKLSIEVREHDPHLALDGGNDGYDAYRVLTPQAAARLAPGGALIVEAGQGQARNIETLMAAAALVVDRPPKADLAGISRAVSARKMPP, encoded by the coding sequence GTGAGCAACGCCTTCACCGGACAATCGATCGAGAGCTCACGCCGCGCGCTGGCGGCGGAGCTGCGATCCGCACAGCTCGACGAAGCCGAACTCGACGCCCGCATGCTGATCGGTGCAGCCCTCGGCCTCGATCTCACCGGCCTGATTGCGCAGGCCTCCCGCCTCCTCACGAGCTCCGAGGCGCTACAGCTCGCGCAATATGCAGAGCGCCGGATCGCGGGCGAACCGGTGGCGCGCATTCTCGGCGTGCGCGAATTCTGGGGCCTGCCGTTTCGCCTCTCGGAGGCGACCCTGGTCCCGCGTCCCGACACCGAAACGGTGGTCGAGCGCGCGCTCGAGCTTTTTCGCGAGCAGAAAATCCACCGGCCCCGCATCGCCGATATCGGCACCGGCTCAGGCGCGATCCTGCTGGCGCTGCTGCACGAGATCCCCGATGCCTTCGGTGTCGGCACCGATCTCAGCCTCACCGCTCTCGGCACCGCGCGGGGCAATGCCGCCGCCCTCGGCCTCGGCAACCGTTCTGCCTTCGTCGCCTGCTCCTATCTGGCGGCGCTCTCGGGTCCATTCGATCTCATCGTGTCGAACCCGCCCTATATTCCCTCGGCCGAAATTCCGAAATTGAGCATCGAAGTGCGTGAGCACGATCCGCATCTGGCCCTCGACGGCGGCAATGACGGATACGACGCCTACCGGGTCCTGACGCCGCAGGCGGCCGCGCGCCTCGCCCCCGGCGGGGCCCTGATCGTCGAGGCCGGACAGGGCCAGGCCCGAAATATTGAAACCTTGATGGCCGCTGCCGCGTTAGTGGTGGACAGGCCACCCAAGGCCGATTTGGCGGGTATCTCACGGGCCGTTTCGGCCCGAAAAATGCCCCCATAA
- the prfA gene encoding peptide chain release factor 1 codes for MSSLPEAKLDVLLAHHASLEAESLGQLASERYVQITRELAEITPLIEAVKAYRSAVKELADTEALIADPATDAEMRGMAEAERDELTPRIEELVQKIRVALLPKDAMDDRNVMLEIRAGTGGDEASLFAGDLFRMYERFAGLQGWKVEVISASEGTVGGYKEIIAEVQGRGAFSKLKFESGVHRVQRVPDTETQGRIHTSAATVAVLPEVEDVDVDIKNDDLRIETMRAQGAGGQHVNKTESAIRITHIPTGIVVMMQDSRSQHKNRASAMNILRSRIYDAERQRVDAARSAERKEKVGSGDRSERIRTYNFPQGRVTDHRINLTLYKLPQVIAGEALGELIDALTTEHQAAQLAAQGAAA; via the coding sequence ATGTCGTCACTCCCCGAAGCCAAACTGGACGTCCTGCTCGCGCATCACGCCTCGCTCGAGGCCGAATCGCTGGGGCAGCTCGCCTCCGAACGCTATGTGCAGATCACGCGCGAGCTGGCCGAGATCACGCCGCTGATCGAGGCGGTCAAAGCCTATCGGTCTGCCGTCAAGGAGCTCGCCGATACCGAGGCGCTGATCGCCGATCCCGCGACGGATGCGGAGATGCGCGGCATGGCGGAAGCCGAGCGCGACGAGCTGACGCCAAGGATCGAGGAGCTGGTCCAGAAGATCCGCGTCGCGCTGTTGCCCAAGGACGCCATGGACGACCGCAACGTGATGCTGGAAATCCGTGCCGGCACCGGAGGCGACGAGGCTTCGCTGTTCGCCGGCGACCTGTTCCGGATGTACGAGCGTTTCGCCGGCTTGCAGGGCTGGAAGGTCGAGGTGATCTCGGCGAGCGAAGGCACCGTCGGCGGCTACAAGGAAATCATCGCGGAGGTGCAGGGCCGCGGCGCGTTCTCGAAGCTGAAATTCGAATCCGGCGTGCATCGCGTGCAGCGCGTGCCCGATACCGAGACGCAAGGGCGCATCCACACGTCGGCCGCTACCGTCGCGGTGCTGCCGGAGGTCGAGGATGTCGACGTCGACATCAAGAACGACGACCTGCGCATCGAGACCATGCGCGCGCAGGGCGCCGGCGGCCAGCACGTCAACAAGACCGAATCGGCGATCCGCATCACCCACATTCCGACCGGCATCGTGGTGATGATGCAGGACAGCCGCTCGCAGCACAAAAACCGCGCCTCGGCCATGAACATCCTGCGCTCGCGCATCTACGACGCCGAGCGCCAGCGCGTCGACGCCGCGCGCTCGGCCGAGCGCAAGGAGAAGGTCGGCTCCGGCGACCGCTCCGAGCGCATCCGCACCTACAACTTCCCGCAAGGGCGCGTCACCGACCACCGCATCAACCTGACGCTCTACAAGCTGCCGCAGGTGATCGCCGGCGAAGCGCTGGGCGAATTGATCGACGCGCTGACCACCGAGCACCAGGCCGCGCAGCTCGCCGCGCAAGGCGCGGCGGCGTGA